In the genome of Yersinia enterocolitica, the window CATTTAATTTTTTCATGTTGAATTATCCTTCGTTAAATCATTTGGTAGCTGTAGCGACGGAAATCAAATGTTGGATTAAACCGAATGCAAGTACACGCAAGTAATGCACACCCTATATACATAATTAGGCGACCTCCTTGCGGGATTCAGCAATACGTTGGTTGATCCATTCGTCAATTTCGCTTTCAACGAAGGCAATAGAGCGGGTACCGATTTTTACTGGTTTGGGAAAGAGCCCCTCTGATATTAGGCGATAGATCCACGCTTTCCCGTACCCAGTTCGGCGCATTGCTTCATTCATGCGAATGAGTGTATTAGACATTTATTCACCCCTTTAGATTACGAGTCACGTTTATAGACTTCGTTAGCCTTCAGAAGTGATTTTGTACCACTAGATATGATGAGTGAAGGGAATAAAAAAAAAGATAATATACCGGAAAGAAATTATTATGATTTCTTCCGGAAAAAGTTTTTAATTTAACTTTCCGAAAGGATTTTCTTTAGTAAATTGTTTAGATAACCACTACTCATAACTTCATTCGCCATAGGAACTAATGTCTTCCTTACTTTCTCTGTCGTATCGACATCGTAATCGTCATAAAATAAGATATCACCATAGTTTTTCATTGTGAGTTTTGAATTAGTGATAGTTGACAGTATTTTTAAATCAAAATAGGCCAAAAGCTTTAACGAATTCCATTTATTGATATGAGAAGATTTAACAACTCCGTCGGAAAACATTTTGTAAGGTACTGAGGTGTCCTGAAAAGTGGGAAATTGCCTTGCTTCGTTTACAAATTTCTTGAAGCTGTCAAAAAGAATATCATCTGGCGTATTCAAGTCTACTTCAGCCCAAACCCTTTGATTTAGCCCATATTGAGGCCATCCATAGCCGTCAGGGATTTCTTTCAACGCCTTAATGTGATCACCATTTGGACTACCAGATATAATTTCGGAGATTATTTGATTGTTATCTTTATCATTCATTCCTCCAAAAAAACCATTGAGTTGATTTTCAAATGCTATAATTTTCATATCAATGAGTTTAACTGGAACTTGTCTTTGCCATCCAGTTGTGTACTTAAGATCCTCTTTATAAATACTCGCATTATCCCCAGCTAAAATTTTGGTTACTGTGTCTGATATATCGAAAAACTCGGCATATATTCTTTCCTTTTTATCAACTTCGTATTCCTCCTTGCTTAGAAAGTCGTTACCTCCATCCAGATATTGCTCGTAGCTCTCTTTTTTCAACTCTTCGATATAATTTAGTGAATAAAAAACCTCACGACGCTTCTCGAATGCTACCAAATACTGTATTGGTTCAAAATCTTTGGTTATCTCATCATATTTTTTTACATCAATAATTTCGGCAATACCACGAGGTGTTAATTTAATCTCGCTAAGTGTTGTAAATAACGATTCTGAATTTTCCAACTGAATTTCAATAGCCTTCATTTGCTCTTTAAATTCTTTTTCAGTTTTGGCAATCAAACCCATACGCCACCTCATGCCCTCATTAATCTGGGAACTATGCCAGCCAGTAGAGGTGCACTGGTTTTCGGGGATCAGCCTAGGCATAGCCTTATTCTCTTGAGGTCTACTATAAATCACCACTGTATACTCGTCCAGCACCCACCCTATCGATGCACAGCATCACTTCACATTTTCACATCAAACTGTGGTGAACAATTTCAGCTGATCAATGGCATATTTAGGGTGATTTAGCTGAGTAAAGGCCAGGTTTTCGGAAGAGAACACGATTAGGGTCGGTTCAAATGGCCTAAAGTCGGTTCAGGGTCGGTTCAAAAAATGAATTAATTAACCTATAAATCAACAAACTAAAATATTGAACCGACTGAACCTACTGAACCGACCCTTTTTTATTCCTCACGGAAGAATTTTACCTAATCACTAAGCTTTTGACTGACGTTCCAGGCTATCCATATAGTCGGCATACCACTGAAGCATTTCCCTGCGACCATCAAGATACTGGGCATGATTGTAGGTGCCACGAATGCTGTTTTTATCCACGTGTGCCAGCTGTGTTTCTATCCACGCAGTATTAAACCCCTGCTCATGCAAAATGGTGCTCATAGTGTGACGGAAACCATGACCAGTGGCTTTGCCATGATAACCAATACGCTTTATGACCTGATTAATACTGGCTTCACTCATTGGCTTTAAGCTGTCATTTCGACCAGGGAATACCAGTTTAAATCGCCCAGTAATCTCATGTAATTGACGCAGTAATGCCAAAACTTGCTCTGATAAGGGGACCAAGTGAGGACGACGCATTTTCATTCTGGCGGTGGGAACTTCCCAGACGGCTTTGTCCAAGTCAAATTCTAGCCACTCAGCAGCCCGTAGTTCGGTTGTACGAACACCAGTAAGCATAAGGAGCCGTGTTGCTATTCGAGTGACTGTGCTGCCGCTATAGGCGTTGAGAGCATTAAGGTATGCGGGAAGCTCGTTCGCTAAGAGGTGGGGGTAATGCGTATGCTTCTGAACAGCCAGAGCGCCAGCTAGTTCACTTGCTGGATTGTTCTCTGCTCTGCCAGTTACGATCGCATAACGGAAAGTTTGGCTGCATGCCTGGCGAATTTTACGCATTTTATCGAGGACGCCGCGCTTTTCTAACTTGCGTAGGGTTTCGAGAATTTCTAGAGGTTTGATTTCGGCAATTGGACGTTTTCCAACGTAAGGGAATATGTCTTTTTCGAACGACTCCATTAAATCATCAGCATAACCCTTGGACCAATTGGGCCTTTTGTAGGCATGCCATTCTCTGGCTAGAGCTTCGAACGTGTTATCAATGCTGACTTTTCTGGTTTGTTTTTCTACTTTTTTTTCTTCACCTGGGTCGCCGCCCACTGCAAGTATACGCTTTGCCTCATCTCTTTTTGCTCTGGCTTCAGCAAGAGTGATATCAGGATAGACCCCAAATGCTAGCAATTTTTCTTTACCGGCGATCCGATACTTCAGCCGCCAACAACGTGAACCAGTAGTTTTTACTAACAAAAATAATCCACCTCCATCAGATAGCTTATAGGGCTTCTCTTTTGGCTTTGCAGTATCGACCTGTCGGGCGTTCAGTTTCATGTGGGGGTATCTCACTTCATTGAACCTAGACATACCCCCAATAGTACCCCCACTTTGTTGTTGATTGCAGTGGATGTAGGTAGACGTTGGGATGCTAGGAATTGTCAGAGAGGCTGATTATATAAGGGATTAGTAGACTTAGATAGACGTTAGAAGAGGTATAGATGGTACGCCCTACAGGATTCGAACCTGTGACCTACGGCTTAGAAGGCCGTTGCTCTATCCAACTGAGCTAAGGGCGCATTTGATATTTACCGCAGCACAGAACACTGCCGGTAGTCAGTTGCGGGTTGGATTATACGGGCAGTCTCTTTCGAGTCAATGGGTTTTCGCCTTACGGTTTATCATCTGGCTATTTAATCGTTAATTAATCGTTATTATACGCCTGACAGCACGCCCCGCTTCTGACAAAATAGGCACATTCCCGCTTTTTTTAATTGATGGATCCCTCCACTGATGTCAGCAAAAATTATTGATGGTAAAACGATTGCGCAGCAGGTAAGAAATGAAGTTGCTGCGTTGGTACAGAAACGTTTGGCTGCCGGTAAGCGTGCTCCCGGCCTTGCTGTAGTATTAGTTGGTGTCAACCCAGCCTCACAAATTTATGTCGCCAGTAAGCGTAAGGCGTGCGAAGAGGTCGGTTTTGTTTCGCGTTCTTATGATCTGCCAGTGACCACCACTGAAGCAGAGTTGCTGGCATTGATTGATTCACTGAATGACGATGGTGAAATTGATGGGATTCTGGTGCAACTGCCACTGCCTGCAGGCATTGATAATGTCAAAGTGCTGGAACGTATCCACCCAGATAAAGACGTAGATGGCTTCCACCCGTATAACGTGGGCCGCCTGTGTCAACGCGCACCGAAATTGCGCCCTTGCACCCCACGCGGCATCGTTACTTTGCTGGAGCGTTATAATATCTCGACATACGGCCTCAATGCAGTTGTGGTCGGTGCATCCAATATTGTAGGCCGCCCGATGAGCCTTGAACTGCTGCTAGCAGGTTGCACTACCACCGTCACGCATCGTTTTACCAAAAATCTGCGCCAACATGTGGAAAATGCTGACTTGCTGGTGGTTGCCGTGGGTAAACCCGGTTTTATTCCCGGTGAATGGATTAAACCTGGTGCTATCGTGATTGATGTAGGCATTAACCGTCTGGAAAGTGGTAAAGTAGTCGGCGATGTAGAATTTGATGTCGCCGTTGAGCGTGCGGGTTGGATTACACCGGTTCCCGGTGGCGTCGGGCCGATGACCGTTGCAACACTGATACAAAATACCTTGCAAGCCTGCGAGGAATATCACGACATCAACGAAAATTGATTGTAAGGACAGGAATGGACATTTTTCATTTGGAAAAACACCCACACGTTGAGCTGTGTGACTTATTAAAGTTACAGGGCTGGAACGACAGCGGTGCCTCAGCGAAAGCCGCCATCGCAGATGGACAGGTGAAAGTCGACGGGAATGTAGAAACACGTAAGCGCTGCAAAATCCTGGCTGACCAGATTGTTGAGTTTCAAGGCATGAAAGTGCAGGTTAAAGCCTAATCACCTCAGCAAAGGCGAGTTCTAGCTGGTTATTGCGAAAGACTGCCATGGCGAGATAAGGGCAAAAAAATGCGGTTACTGGTCAGCACCAGAACCGCAATTTTTTTAGATGCAGATAGCTAAATTGCACCTATCCACCCAATACCATGCTATTTACGGCGCCATATCGTCCCTTGTGGGCCATCTTCCAGCACAATACCCAGCTCATTCAACTGATCACGGGCCGAATCGGCCAGCGCCCAATCTTTACTGCTACGGGCATCGTTACGTTGCTTAATTAACGCTTCTATTTTTGCTACTTCGTCGTCATTAGTCTGCGCGCCACTTTGTAAAAACAGCTCTGGATCCTGCTCTAATAATCCCAGCACATGGGCCAGTTTACGCAATTCTGCCGCTAAGCCATTCGCCGCCATAATATCTTCAGTTTTTAGGCGGTTTACTTCACGGGCAATATCAAACAGTACCGAATAGGCTTCTGGAGTATTGAAATCATCATCCATTGCGGCACGGAAACGCGCTTCAAACTCTGCACCACCCGCAGGCATCGCACTCGCATCAGTACCACGCAGAGCGGTATACAGGCGTTCTAGTGAGGCACGTGCCTGTTTCAGGTTCTCTTCGCTGTAGTTAAGCTGACTGCGATAGTGGCCGGACATCAGGAAGTAACGTACGGTTTCAGCATCGTAATAGGCCAGCACATCACGAATAGTAAAGAAGTTATTCAGTGATTTAGACATTTTTTCTTTGTCAATCATCACCATACCGGAGTGCATCCAGTAGTTCACATAGGGACCATCATGGGCACAGGTAGATTGCGCAATTTCATTTTCGTGGTGCGGGAACATCAAATCAGAACCGCCGCCGTGAATATCAAAATGTGCACCCAACTGTTTGCCATTCATCGCCGAGCACTCGATATGCCAGCCAGGGCGGCCCGGGCCCCAAGGTGATGCCCAACTTGGTTCACCCGGTTTAGACATTTTCCACAAGACAAAATCCATCGGATTGCGTTTAACATCAGCCACTTCAACCCGGGCACCGGCCTGTAATTGATCCAAATCCTGACGGGACAGCAAACCGTAATCAGGGTCACTGTCCACGGCAAACATCACATCGCCATTTGACGCGACATAAGCGTGATCACGGGCAATCAAACGCTCAGTCAGCGCAATAATTTCAGGAATATGGTGAGTCGCACGCGGCTCTAAATCAGGGCGTTCAAGATTCAGTGCATCGAAATCTTTATGCATTTCTGCCAGCATACGTGTCGTCAGTTGCTCACAGCTTTCATTGTTTTCCAATGCGCGCTTGATAATTTTATCGTCAACATCGGTAACATTACGCACATACGTCAGAGAGTAACCTAAATAACGCAAATAACGCGCCACGACGTCGAAAGCGACAAAAGTACGCCCATGCCCAATGTGACACAGGTCATAAATGGTGATCCCGCATACGTACATACCAATTTTACCGGCATGAATAGGCTTGAATTCCTCTTTTTGGCGACTCAGTGTATTAAAAATCTTTAGCATCGGGACATTCCGTGGTTTTTGTTTTGCGGTAAGCATGGTTTATACCCAAACTCATTGGCGTTGCCGGTAGAGCGCAAACAACGTCAAGGGCGAGGGAGATAAAAGGATATCACCAGATTATGCGGTAAATCAGCCACTGATTCAGCACTTTTTCACACTTCTTGCTGGCGTTTCGAGTGCTGACTCAATCTCAGAGTTATGATATAAGAGCCGTCTAAAGAGTTACGACTCATTTGTGAATACACTATTACACTAGCAGGAACATTATTATGGTCACGTTTCATACTAATCACGGCGATATCGTCGTCAATACCTTCGCGGATAAAGCGCCGGTTACCGTTGAAAACTTCCTGAACTACTGCCGTAAAGGCTTCTATGATAACACTATCTTCCACCGTGTTATCGACGGTTTCATGATTCAAGGCGGTGGTTTTGAGCCGGGCATGAACCAGAAAACCACGGATGCAACTATCAAAAACGAAGCTAACAACGGCCTGAAAAACACCCGTGGCACCCTGGCAATGGCGCGTACCAACGATCCGCACTCTGCCACTGCACAGTTCTTCATTAACGTTGCCGACAACGACTTCCTGAACTTCCGTTCAGAGCGCCCAGATGGTTGGGGTTACTGCGTATTTGCTGAAGTTACTGAAGGTTTGGACGTTGTTGATAAAATCAAAAACGTTGCTACTGGCCGTAGCGGTATGCATCAGGATGTACCAAAAGAAGATGTGATCATCAAAAGCGTCACTATCAGCGAATAATGACAGCTTAATGAGCACGCTTTTTATTGCAGATTTGCATCTTAGCGTTCAGGAACCGGCAATCACTGCCGGTTTCCTGCATTTTATACAGCGTGAAGCCATTCATGCTGATGCGTTATATATCCTGGGTGATCTGTTCGAGTCCTGGATTGGCGATGATGACCCCGAACCACTGTACCGGCAAGTTGCCGCTGCGCTGAAATCACTCCAACAACGGGGTATACCTTGCTACTTTATCCACGGTAATCGTGACTTTTTGCTCGGTAAACGCTTTGCTCAAGAAAGTGGTATGACCCTGCTGCCGGAAGAGATAGTCGTCGAACTGTATGACCGTAAAATTGTTATTTTACATGGTGATACACTGTGCACCGATGACACCGAATATCAGCATTTTCGTCGTAGAGTACATAATCCACTGATTCAAAAACTGTTCCTGTGGCTACCTCTGCGTTTTCGTTTACGCATTGCGGCTTATATGCGTAACCAAAGTCAGCAGAACAATAGCGGCAAATCTGAACTTATCATGGATGTAAATCAACAAGCAGTGATTGATAGCTTCCAACGTAATGGCGTCAGTTGGATGATCCACGGGCATACGCATCGCCCAGCGGTTCACCCCGTAGCACTCCCCGCCACAACCGCCCATCGTGTGGTTCTCGGTGCCTGGCATGTTGAGGGTTCGATGGTCAAAGTCACGGCAGACAGTGTTGAGTTGATTAAATTCCCATTTTGACCTTCAGGTTTATCTGGCGAGTGGGTATAAAAAACCGATAAATCCCACTAAAAGCCGCGACGCAACCGTTTTCCTCGCCTTTGGCTCATGATATGCTCTACGCCCTCTTCGCCAGTCACGATTTAAGTAAAATCATTCTGGCCGACGCTTGCGCAATCACAGGAGCTTTACACTCATGGGAGCTAACCTCGATTCGGCTTATGCAGCCGGGGTTAAAATCGCTATCGTAATGGGGTCCAAGAGTGACTGGGCCACCATGCAGTTCGCCGCTGACGTGCTCACCACGCTCAATGTTCCATTTCATGTGGAAGTTGTCTCCGCACACCGCACCCCCGATAAGCTGTTCAGTTTTGCCGAGTCAGCCCAAGCCAATGGCCTACAGGTGATAGTTGCCGGTGCCGGTGGTGCTGCACATCTGCCGGGTATGATTGCGGCAAAAACGCTGGTACCTGTTTTAGGTGTTCCGGTACAAAGTGCTGCGCTGAGTGGCGTCGACAGCCTGTATTCGATTGTACAAATGCCGCGCGGTATCCCGGTGGGAACCTTGGCTATCGGTAAAGCCGGTGCTGCCAATGCCGCCTTGCTGGCCGCACAAATATTGGCATTGCACGATGCTGAATTAGCCGCTCGTCTGGCTGATTGGCGCAAAAGCCAAACTGACGAAGTGCTGGATAATCCAGATCCTCGGGTGCCAGACTTACAGGTGAAGGCATGAAACCAGTTTGCGTATTAGGTAATGGTCAGCTAGGACGCATGCTGCGTCAGGCTGGCGAACCCCTGGGTATTGCAGTTTATCCGGTGGGCTTGGATGCAGAACCTGAAGCCGTGCCTTATCAGCACAGTGTGATTACCGCCGAGATTGAGCGCTGGCCAGAAACAGCGTTAACCCGCGAACTCGCCACACAAACGGCTTTTGTTAACCGCGATATCTTCCCGCGTCTGGCAGATCGCCTGACACAAAAGCAATTGCTCGATAGCCTGAATCTGCCAACCGCACCCTGGCAGCTATTAGCAAGTAGCAGCGAATGGCCGCAGGTCTTTGCAACATTAGGTGAGCTAGCCATTGTCAAACGTCGGGTCGGAGGCTATGACGGACGTGGTCAGTGGCGGTTACGGGCAGGTGATCAAGATACCTTGCCAACTGATGCTTACGGTGAATGCATCGTTGAGCAAGGGATTAAATTCAGCGGTGAAGTTTCGCTGGTCGGCGCACGCAGCAGCCAAGGCAAATCGGTGTTTTACCCGTTAACCCACAATCTGCATGAAGATGGCATCCTGCGTATGAGCGTGGCTTTGCCACAGCCCGATAGCAGATTACAGCAACAAGCTGAAAAAATGCTGTCAGCCATTATGGATAAGCTGAATTATGTTGGCGTAATGGCCATGGAGTGCTTTATCGTTGGCGACAATCTGTTGATCAATGAGCTGGCACCACGGGTGCATAATAGCGGTCACTGGACGCAAAATGGTGCGTCAATAAGCCAGTTTGAACTGCACCTGCGCGCCATTTTGGACCTGCCCTTACCGACGCCGGTGGTTAACACCCCGTCAGCGATGGTCAACCTGATTGGCACGCCAGTGAACATCGAATGGCTATCTCTGCCGTTGGTGCATCTGCACTGGTATGAAAAAGAAGTGCGCGCAGGCCGTAAAGTAGGTCATATGAATTTGAACCATCCCGATGGCGCACAATTACGTGCAGCTCTGGCCGCACTCGCGCCGTTGTTACCAGCGGAATACCAGAACGCGCTGATCTGGGCGCAGGATAAGCTGTAACTCATCTGGCCTGCCCCACAAATCATTGGCGTTGCAGCCACACTGCAACGCCAGGTTACCCAAATAGGCTAACTGTCATAATTGCGGAACAGCGCCCTTCCCTGTAACAAACGCGCACCTAACCAACCGCCACACAATGACAACAATAGCGCGCCAGCCAACGGCAACAGCCACCACATCACCCAATTAGGCTGCCACGGGAAATCAAACACTAAGCGCTGTAATGCCCACAGTGCCGCCTCAGCTCCGATGGCAGCAGCCAGCCCGGCAACCAACCCCAGTAAGGCAAACTCCCACCACAAGGTACCTCGCAGTAAGCGTTTACTTGCGCCAAGTGTCCGGTAAACCACCAGCTCCTGACGGCGCTGACGCATCCCGACTTGAACCTGCGCCAGCAGCAATAAAGTGCCGCAGATGATAACCAGTATCACCATCACTTCCAGTGCACGGCTCACCTGCTGCAACACCTGCCCGACCTGTTTAAGCATCGCGCCAATATCCAGCAAACTGAGTGTTGGGAATTGCCGATTCAGTTGTGTCAGCACCTCCCCGTCTCCTTGATAGCGGAAACTGGTCAGCCAGGTTTGTGGCTGTTTGTCCAATGCACCCGGCGGGAAGATAAAGTAGAAGTTTGGCCGCAGGCTTTCCCAATCCACCTGACGAATACTGCTAACTTTGGCTTCGAATGACTGCGTATCGCCGCTAAATGTCAGTTTATCGCCAATTTTAATCCCCAGTCTGTCAGCAATTCCTTGTTCCATCGACACTTCATCGGCTTTAGGTGGCCATTGACCGGCGGTCAAAATATTGTGCGCCGGTAAATCTTGCTGCCAGGTCAGATTCAATTCACGGTTAACCGCCTCGCCACCGGGTTCATCTTCGCGCACCCGCTCGGTGGCCAGTTGCTGGTTAATTTCAGACAGCCGTACCCGCACGATAGGATAGAACGTTGATGGCGTTATCTGATGTTGCGTCAGAAACTCAGTTACCTGTGGCACCTGTTGCGGTGTCATATTCAGCAAGAAGTAATTCGGGCTGTCCGGCGGCAATTGTTGCTGCCAACGATCCAATAGGTCCCCACGCAGTACCAATAACAATGCTAACAGCATAAAGGATAAGGAGAATGCCGCCAGTTGCGTTAACGTCATCCACGGTTGACGTAGCAAACGGTTGATTGCCAGACGCAATGATAGACGGGTAACAGTCAGGCGGCGCAACAGTACCAGACTGCCCCAGCCAATCACGCCCAGTAATAACGCCAATACCACCATGCCAGCCATAATGGCCCACAATAACGCGTTCCCCCCCATCAGCAATGCCAATAGGCCAATCACGATAACCAGCATTGCAGGAATAAAGTAACGCAGCGGCCAAACATTCGCGGAAACATCACGGCGCAAAACCCGTAGCGGCTGGGTCGCGAGCAGTTGCCGATAGGGGCGAACACCCACCAGCAGCGAAATCAATACCAGCGAACCCATTGACCATACCCATGGCCATAAACCGGCTGCTGGCAATGCGGCCGGTAATACCGGTGACAATAAACGAACTAAAACCTTCTCGAATAAGAGGCCAATCACGCTGCCACACAGGCCTGCCAACACCAGCACCGACAGCCACTGACCGATAATCAACCGCCGCAGTGCACGGTGTCCTGCACCTAATGTTTTCAGTACCGCAACTAAATCATAGCGGCTACGGCAATAGTGGCCCATCGCCACCGCAACGGCAGCAATCGAAAGTAGTAACGTCAATAGCGCCGATAACAGCAAGAACTGCTGCGCCCGTTGCAGCGATTTCCCCAGCGCGCCACCTGATTCTTGTAAACCATACAACCGCTGCTCTGGTTTCAATTGTGGCGTAAGCCAGTCACTAAATTGGGTGACGCCATCAGGCTGGCCGGCGAACATATAACGATAGGTCAGACGGCTACCCGGCTGAATCGCGCCGGTCTTTTCCACGTCAGCCAGATTGATCAAAATACGCGGCGCGGTTTGGAATGGATTAAAGCCAGAATCAGGCTCCTGAATCACTTCACCGACAATTTTCAGTGAAGTATCACCGACATCCAGCATATCGCCGACCTTAACCCCAAGCAGCGACAACAGCCTTGGTGCCACCAACACCGTACCCGGTTCCAGCACCGCGCCAACAGGCAACGTATCTAATTTGCCATACAACGGATAGGCTAAATCTGTGGCTTTTACATCAGCCAGTTGTGGGCGATCGCCCGCGAAAGTCATGGTCATAAACGATAACTGGCGACTGACGGTCAACCCTTGCCGTTTAGCTTCCAGCAACCACGCTTCAGGAACCGGATGCGCCGCGCTCAGCACCCGATCGCCGGCTAAAAAATCGCGGCTTTGCTGACTCAGCCCTTTTTCCATCCGGTCACTGATGGTACCCAGCGCCAGCACACAAGCCACCGCCAGTGTTAATGCCAGCCAGACAATTAACAGTGAGGGTGAGCGCCACTCACGCCAAAACCAGCGCCAAATCATGCTTCCTCCCACAATTTGCCGTCCCGCAGCCGCAAGCGGCGCTGACAACGCCCCGCCAGTTGTACATCATGGGTAACCAGAATCAGTGTGGTGTCATAATCCCGATTCAATGAAAACAGCAGATCAGCAATTCTGTCACCGGTATGGCGGTCAAGATTACCGGTCGGTTCATCGGCAAATAACACTTTAGGCCGCCCACTGAAGGCTCGGGCCAGTGCTACCCGCTGCTGCTCACCGCCAGAAAGCTGAGCGGGCAGATGATGTAGCCGTTTGCCCAATCCGAGTTGATCTAATAACTCCACCGCATGGGCCTTACTATTGCGTTCGCTCTCTCCACGCAACAATGCAGGAAGCTGAACGTTCTCTAACGTATTGAGTGTGGGTACCAACATAAATGACTGAAACACGAAGCCGACGTTTTTTGCACGTAATTGCGCGCGCCCTTCTTCATCCATGGCGGTCAAAGACTGGCCGAGTAAACTCACCTCACCACTGCTGCCATCATCAAGCCCTGCCAGTATCCCCAGCAAAGTTGACTTACCGGAACCCGACTCACCAATCAGCGCAATTGTCTGGGCGGGTTTGACAACCAGCTCAACTCCGGTAAGGATGGAGAGCTGTTGCTCACCCTGGCCGACGTATTTATTAAGATGATGAACTTCAAGAACGTTTTCCGCTGGCATCTTCCCTTCCTTTTACTGTTGGGATTATTCAGTTTGCGTGCCGCCGCAACCGATACACTGTTAATTCTTGGCGATAGCTTAAGCGCCGGTTACCGCCTGCCGATTGCCGAAGCATGGCCTTCACGGCTGGATAAAACATGGCAGGGAACACCGTCACTGCCGAAGGTAGTCAATGCCAGTATCAGTGGTGACACCGCCGCTCAAGGTTTGGCCCGCCTACCGTCCCTACTCAAACAACACCAGCCGCGCTGGGTGCTGATAGAACTGGGAGCAAATGACGGTCTGCGTGGTTTTCCAACACAAGATACTCAACGGGATCTGACACAAATTATCAATCAGATATTGGAAGCAAAAGCACAACCTTTATTGATGCAAATCCGCATTCCGCCTAACTATGGTCGCCGTTATACTGATGCTTTCACCGCGATGTATCCACAACTGGCACAGCAATTTAACATTCCATTGGTCCCTTTCTTTATGGAAGCTGTTGCTGTGAAACCGCAGTGGATGCAGGATGATGGCTTACACCCTAACGCCGCGGCCCAACCCTTCATCGCGGATTGGATGGCGCAACAACTTAAACCATTAGTGACCAATAAGCAGTAATAACACTTGTTCAAACAAATAGAATCACTCACCAGGTAAAGTTATGCAAAAAACTGTATTAATTACCGGTTGTTCCAGCGGTATCGGGCTGGTTGCGGCACAGGATTTGAAAAACAGGGGCTATCGCGTACTGGCCGCCTGCCGTAAACCTGATGATGTGGCAAAGATGACGCAATTGGGTCTGGAAGGTATTGAACTGGATTTGGATGACAGTGCCAGTGTGGAACGTGCTGCTGCGCAGGTTATCGAACTGACTGGCGGGCGCCTATACGGCCTGTTTAACAATGGTGGTTTCGGCCTGTATGGCCCATTGCACACCATTTCACGCCAGCAGTTG includes:
- a CDS encoding AlpA family transcriptional regulator, with product MSNTLIRMNEAMRRTGYGKAWIYRLISEGLFPKPVKIGTRSIAFVESEIDEWINQRIAESRKEVA
- a CDS encoding DUF4102 domain-containing protein — its product is MKLNARQVDTAKPKEKPYKLSDGGGLFLLVKTTGSRCWRLKYRIAGKEKLLAFGVYPDITLAEARAKRDEAKRILAVGGDPGEEKKVEKQTRKVSIDNTFEALAREWHAYKRPNWSKGYADDLMESFEKDIFPYVGKRPIAEIKPLEILETLRKLEKRGVLDKMRKIRQACSQTFRYAIVTGRAENNPASELAGALAVQKHTHYPHLLANELPAYLNALNAYSGSTVTRIATRLLMLTGVRTTELRAAEWLEFDLDKAVWEVPTARMKMRRPHLVPLSEQVLALLRQLHEITGRFKLVFPGRNDSLKPMSEASINQVIKRIGYHGKATGHGFRHTMSTILHEQGFNTAWIETQLAHVDKNSIRGTYNHAQYLDGRREMLQWYADYMDSLERQSKA
- a CDS encoding bifunctional methylenetetrahydrofolate dehydrogenase/methenyltetrahydrofolate cyclohydrolase FolD; protein product: MSAKIIDGKTIAQQVRNEVAALVQKRLAAGKRAPGLAVVLVGVNPASQIYVASKRKACEEVGFVSRSYDLPVTTTEAELLALIDSLNDDGEIDGILVQLPLPAGIDNVKVLERIHPDKDVDGFHPYNVGRLCQRAPKLRPCTPRGIVTLLERYNISTYGLNAVVVGASNIVGRPMSLELLLAGCTTTVTHRFTKNLRQHVENADLLVVAVGKPGFIPGEWIKPGAIVIDVGINRLESGKVVGDVEFDVAVERAGWITPVPGGVGPMTVATLIQNTLQACEEYHDINEN
- a CDS encoding ribosome-associated protein encodes the protein MDIFHLEKHPHVELCDLLKLQGWNDSGASAKAAIADGQVKVDGNVETRKRCKILADQIVEFQGMKVQVKA
- the cysS gene encoding cysteine--tRNA ligase — its product is MLKIFNTLSRQKEEFKPIHAGKIGMYVCGITIYDLCHIGHGRTFVAFDVVARYLRYLGYSLTYVRNVTDVDDKIIKRALENNESCEQLTTRMLAEMHKDFDALNLERPDLEPRATHHIPEIIALTERLIARDHAYVASNGDVMFAVDSDPDYGLLSRQDLDQLQAGARVEVADVKRNPMDFVLWKMSKPGEPSWASPWGPGRPGWHIECSAMNGKQLGAHFDIHGGGSDLMFPHHENEIAQSTCAHDGPYVNYWMHSGMVMIDKEKMSKSLNNFFTIRDVLAYYDAETVRYFLMSGHYRSQLNYSEENLKQARASLERLYTALRGTDASAMPAGGAEFEARFRAAMDDDFNTPEAYSVLFDIAREVNRLKTEDIMAANGLAAELRKLAHVLGLLEQDPELFLQSGAQTNDDEVAKIEALIKQRNDARSSKDWALADSARDQLNELGIVLEDGPQGTIWRRK
- a CDS encoding peptidylprolyl isomerase is translated as MVTFHTNHGDIVVNTFADKAPVTVENFLNYCRKGFYDNTIFHRVIDGFMIQGGGFEPGMNQKTTDATIKNEANNGLKNTRGTLAMARTNDPHSATAQFFINVADNDFLNFRSERPDGWGYCVFAEVTEGLDVVDKIKNVATGRSGMHQDVPKEDVIIKSVTISE
- a CDS encoding UDP-2,3-diacylglucosamine diphosphatase, giving the protein MSTLFIADLHLSVQEPAITAGFLHFIQREAIHADALYILGDLFESWIGDDDPEPLYRQVAAALKSLQQRGIPCYFIHGNRDFLLGKRFAQESGMTLLPEEIVVELYDRKIVILHGDTLCTDDTEYQHFRRRVHNPLIQKLFLWLPLRFRLRIAAYMRNQSQQNNSGKSELIMDVNQQAVIDSFQRNGVSWMIHGHTHRPAVHPVALPATTAHRVVLGAWHVEGSMVKVTADSVELIKFPF
- the purE gene encoding 5-(carboxyamino)imidazole ribonucleotide mutase; translation: MGANLDSAYAAGVKIAIVMGSKSDWATMQFAADVLTTLNVPFHVEVVSAHRTPDKLFSFAESAQANGLQVIVAGAGGAAHLPGMIAAKTLVPVLGVPVQSAALSGVDSLYSIVQMPRGIPVGTLAIGKAGAANAALLAAQILALHDAELAARLADWRKSQTDEVLDNPDPRVPDLQVKA